The following coding sequences lie in one Populus nigra chromosome 15, ddPopNigr1.1, whole genome shotgun sequence genomic window:
- the LOC133674685 gene encoding uncharacterized protein LOC133674685, with translation MENEERAHLESHYQTELESVKNEVARLIDLLEQLLRAKNGEGTSAQPPEGEPVAHIPQASKNQGANSADEQHFVPITPIQPTHPPITVDLTTERTPDNRSPTEVCLVPNIVVPKDFRIPDFIKYIGLECPNTHLRSYYNKMAEVIRNDKLLIYFFQDSLAGSALSWYMRLDSVRIRSWRDLVEVFLKQYKFNLEIAPDRTSLISMEKRSQESVRAYAQRWRDEAMHVQPPLIETEMVTLFANTFKAPYYEHLMGSSAQHFYDVVRITERIEQGIKAGRIIKPLETKGFIGRKMEGPVNNFEGGSNSKITDSYNPQIPTSHVANINFNKPFSPTRANNQSNNQNNHQRPNTRYISEQLPSLPMPLKDMYAKLLSIRQIALIPTLPLQPQFPIWYKPELTCEYHASILGHGLETCYTFKKKLLELIKIGWVSFEDTPKINSKPLPSHDASNSG, from the exons atggagaacgaagaaagagctcacttagagtcacattatcaaacCGAGTTGGAATCTGTAAAAAACGAAGTCGCTCGGCTGATTGACCTACTTGAGCAACTactaagagctaagaatggggagggaacatcagcacaaccaCCTGAAGGAGAGCCAGtagctcacatccctcaagcGTCTAAAAatcagggggcaaactcggctgATGAgcaacattttgtgcctatcacccctatccagccaactcaTCCTCCAATCACTGTTGACTTAACAACGGAGAGAAccccggataataggtctccca CCGAAGTATGTCTGGTACCAAACATTGTGGTGCCCAAGGATTTTAGGATACCAGATTTCATTAAATACAtcggtttggaatgcccaaacactcatcTTCGATCTTACTACAACAAAATGGCAGAGGTAATCCGTAATGATAAATTgcttatctatttctttcaagatagcctcGCAGGATCTGCTttgagctggtacatgaggttagacagtGTTAGGATCAGGAGCTGGAGAGATTTGGTGGAGGTGTTCCTTaagcagtacaagtttaacCTAGAAATCGCTCcagatcgaacaagtctaatatCAATGGAGAAAAGAAGCCAAGAGTCAGTAAGGGCATATGCGCAaaggtggagggatgaggcaatgcatgtccaacctcCTTTAATAGAAACAGAGATGGTGActttgtttgccaataccttcaaggcaccaTATTATGAGCATTTAATGGGTAGCTCAGCTCAGCATTTCTATGATGTTGTACGTATAACGGAAAGaatagagcaagggattaaagctggacgCATAATTAAGCCATTGGAGAcaaagggttttattggaagaaaaatggaaggtcCCGTTAACAATTTTGAAGGTGGGTCCAATAGCAAGATAACAGATTCATATAACCCACAAATACCTACCTCTCATGTGGCCaacataaactttaacaaacCTTTTTCCCCTACTCgagcaaataaccagtcaaacaaccaaaacaacCACCAAAGACCAAACACAAGATACATTTCAGAACAACTACCATcattacccatgcctttgaaggacatgtatgCCAAACTACTGAGCATTCGACAAATAGCTCTTATCCCCACATTACCACTACAACCACAATTCCCCAtctggtacaagcccgagttgacttgcgaGTACCATGCTAGTATCCTCGGGCATGGTCTTGAAACGTGCTACACTTTCAAGAAAAAGTTGTTGGAGCTCATCAAGATAGGATGGGTGTCATTTGAAGACACACCAAAGATCAATTCAAAACCATTGCCTAGTCATGATGCAAGTAATAGTGGATAA
- the LOC133673844 gene encoding protein phosphatase 2C 50-like isoform X1, which translates to MEEMYRAVAVPFRVGNSVCESPSLDTHMDITRLLMADTASLLSDTVSKVSTVGNKDCNCCDLDDEVKDTAVQAPKEDKGGGGGGGGGTLLDMISENEKNWVVGDDVITRDSEEDDSLSLEGDPILDSSCSLSVVSETSSLCGEDFLSFEATFEVGTPSSVDIEKSAGGVDIIPKTADLGDLNVDAIVSDPLSVAGIVEEEVGDGSDAKTSAVVPKLTLERGASGTISRSVFEVDYIPLWGFTSVCGRRPEMEDAVAAVPYFLKIHIQMLIGDRLLDGMSNCLPLQTAHFFGVYDGHGGSQVANYCRDRFHSALSEEIEFVKNGLIDGSIKDGCQEQWKKAFTNCFLKVDAEVGGKGGAEPVAPETVGSTAVVATICSSHIIVANCGDSRAVLCRGKEPVALSVDHKPNREDEYARIEAAGGKVIQWNGHRVFGVLAMSRSIGDRYLKPWIIPEPEVMFIPRAKEDECLILASDGLWDVMSNEEACDLARKRILVWHKKNGVTLSSSRGGGIDPAAQAAAEYLSNRALQKGSKDNITVIVVDLKAQRKFKTKT; encoded by the exons ATGGAGGAGATGTACCGGGCGGTTGCAGTGCCATTTAGAGTAGGTAATTCAGTCTGTGAGAGTCCGTCCTTAGATACCCATATGGATATCACAAGACTTTTAATGGCAGACACAGCTAGCTTATTATCTGATACTGTATCTAAGGTTTCTACTGTGGGGAATAAGGATTGTAATTGTTGTGATTTAGATGATGAAGTTAAAGATACAGCAGTGCAAGCTCCTAAAGAGGAcaagggaggaggaggaggaggaggaggaggcacTTTGTTGGATATGATctctgaaaatgaaaaaaattgggTTGTTGGTGATGATGTGATAACACGGGATAGCGAGGAGGACGATTCTTTGTCGTTGGAGGGTGATCCAATTCTTGATAGTTCTTGTTCTCTGTCAGTGGTCAGTGAGACAAGTAGCTTATGTGGAGAGGATTTCTTGAGTTTTGAGGCCACCTTTGAGGTAGGAACACCAAGTTCTGTAGATATTGAAAAGAGTGCTGGTGGTGTTGATATTATTCCCAAGACAGCAGATTTGGGGGATTTGAATGTTGACGCCATCGTTAGCGATCCCCTTTCTGTGGCAGGAATTGTTGAGGAAGAGGTTGGAGATGGATCTGATGCAAAGACATCCGCTGTGGTACCTAAGTTGACTCTGGAAAGAGGGGCCAGTGGTACAATCTCAAGAAGTGTTTTTGAAGTGGACTACATACCCCTTTGGGGATTTACGTCTGTGTGTGGAAGGAGACCAGAGATGGAAGATGCAGTTGCTGCTGTgccttattttttgaaaattcatatTCAAATGCTGATTGGAGACCGATTACTTGATGGCATGAGCAATTGTTTACCGCTCCAGACTGCTCATTTCTTTGGAGTTTATGATGGTCATGGAGGCTCACAG GTGGCAAATTATTGCCGTGATCGTTTCCATTCTGCTTTGTCTGAGGAGATAGAATTTGTAAAAAATGGCCTGATTGATGGAAGTATTAAGGATGGTTGCCAGGAGCAGTGGAAAAAAGCTTTCACCAATTGTTTTCTTAAGGTAGATGCTGAAGTCGGAGGAAAGGGTGGTGCTGAACCAGTTGCTCCAGAAACTGTTGGTTCTACTGCTGTTGTGGCCACTATTTGTTCATCCCACATCATAGTAGCAAACTGTGGAGACTCACGAGCAGTTCTTTGTCGTGGGAAAGAACCAGTGGCATTATCAGTGGATCATAAA CCTAACCGAGAAGATGAGTATGCAAGGATAGAAGCGGCTGGAGGCAAGGTCATACAGTGGAATGGGCATCGTGTCTTTGGTGTTCTAGCTATGTCAAGATCTATTG GTGATAGATATTTAAAACCGTGGATTATTCCAGAACCTGAAGTGATGTTCATTCCTAGGGCAAAAGAAGATGAGTGCCTCATTCTGGCTAGTGATGGTTTGTGGGATGTCATGTCAAATGAAGAAGCATGTGATCTGGCTCGCAAACGAATACTTGTCTGGCACAAAAAGAATGGTGTCACACTTTCCTCCTCAAGGGGCGGGGGAATTGATCCTGCAGCTCAAGCAGCAGCTGAGTACCTCTCAAACCGTGCCCTTCAAAAAGGAAGCAAGGACAACATCACTGTAATTGTGGTGGATCTGAAGGCGCAGAGGAAGTTCAAAACCAAAACATGA
- the LOC133673844 gene encoding protein phosphatase 2C 53-like isoform X2, protein MEEMYRAVAVPFRVGNSVCESPSLDTHMDITRLLMADTASLLSDTVSKVSTVGNKDCNCCDLDDEVKDTAVQAPKEDKGGGGGGGGGTLLDMISENEKNWVVGDDVITRDSEEDDSLSLEGDPILDSSCSLSVVSETSSLCGEDFLSFEATFEVGTPSSVDIEKSAGGVDIIPKTADLGDLNVDAIVSDPLSVAGIVEEEVGDGSDAKTSAVVPKLTLERGASGTISRSVFEVDYIPLWGFTSVCGRRPEMEDAVAAVPYFLKIHIQMLIGDRLLDGMSNCLPLQTAHFFGVYDGHGGSQVANYCRDRFHSALSEEIEFVKNGLIDGSIKDGCQEQWKKAFTNCFLKVDAEVGGKGGAEPVAPETVGSTAVVATICSSHIIVANCGDSRAVLCRGKEPVALSVDHKPNREDEYARIEAAGGKVIQWNGHRVFGVLAMSRSIENMSKSQRIALSMSYYQRDAWAFLVIRNSKFLD, encoded by the exons ATGGAGGAGATGTACCGGGCGGTTGCAGTGCCATTTAGAGTAGGTAATTCAGTCTGTGAGAGTCCGTCCTTAGATACCCATATGGATATCACAAGACTTTTAATGGCAGACACAGCTAGCTTATTATCTGATACTGTATCTAAGGTTTCTACTGTGGGGAATAAGGATTGTAATTGTTGTGATTTAGATGATGAAGTTAAAGATACAGCAGTGCAAGCTCCTAAAGAGGAcaagggaggaggaggaggaggaggaggaggcacTTTGTTGGATATGATctctgaaaatgaaaaaaattgggTTGTTGGTGATGATGTGATAACACGGGATAGCGAGGAGGACGATTCTTTGTCGTTGGAGGGTGATCCAATTCTTGATAGTTCTTGTTCTCTGTCAGTGGTCAGTGAGACAAGTAGCTTATGTGGAGAGGATTTCTTGAGTTTTGAGGCCACCTTTGAGGTAGGAACACCAAGTTCTGTAGATATTGAAAAGAGTGCTGGTGGTGTTGATATTATTCCCAAGACAGCAGATTTGGGGGATTTGAATGTTGACGCCATCGTTAGCGATCCCCTTTCTGTGGCAGGAATTGTTGAGGAAGAGGTTGGAGATGGATCTGATGCAAAGACATCCGCTGTGGTACCTAAGTTGACTCTGGAAAGAGGGGCCAGTGGTACAATCTCAAGAAGTGTTTTTGAAGTGGACTACATACCCCTTTGGGGATTTACGTCTGTGTGTGGAAGGAGACCAGAGATGGAAGATGCAGTTGCTGCTGTgccttattttttgaaaattcatatTCAAATGCTGATTGGAGACCGATTACTTGATGGCATGAGCAATTGTTTACCGCTCCAGACTGCTCATTTCTTTGGAGTTTATGATGGTCATGGAGGCTCACAG GTGGCAAATTATTGCCGTGATCGTTTCCATTCTGCTTTGTCTGAGGAGATAGAATTTGTAAAAAATGGCCTGATTGATGGAAGTATTAAGGATGGTTGCCAGGAGCAGTGGAAAAAAGCTTTCACCAATTGTTTTCTTAAGGTAGATGCTGAAGTCGGAGGAAAGGGTGGTGCTGAACCAGTTGCTCCAGAAACTGTTGGTTCTACTGCTGTTGTGGCCACTATTTGTTCATCCCACATCATAGTAGCAAACTGTGGAGACTCACGAGCAGTTCTTTGTCGTGGGAAAGAACCAGTGGCATTATCAGTGGATCATAAA CCTAACCGAGAAGATGAGTATGCAAGGATAGAAGCGGCTGGAGGCAAGGTCATACAGTGGAATGGGCATCGTGTCTTTGGTGTTCTAGCTATGTCAAGATCTATTG AGAATATGTCCAAGTCTCAAAGAATTGCCTTGTCCATGTCATACTACCAACGAGATGCTTGGGCATTCTTGGTGATCAGAAACTCAAAATTCCTGGATTAA